A genomic window from Flavobacterium hankyongi includes:
- a CDS encoding AIPR family protein, with product MSFYAKIKDQVTELTGQFNYPNDGTAFGHFILRECFNKIIDFEYDGTDYDSFIKDHIVDMANDLGNDAIFTNQKNREIIVFQFKYSNGQLLNTNEIKKNKKFVDWILNISPDHLTPNPKLKKILDEEISLILTPENIATNNYSVSFYYIDNGFEGTIKTDIKALYTNYNDKGINFQIKFYNYEELEELYDDIEIPKNEVTLKVVPNEYFIKKVSYHDTIETPVETIVTSIMANSLKPIIEEKKELILALNVRYYKGENDINSKIKTEYSKGKKSNFWILNNGINAVCEDFEIDNGSLKIKNFQIVNGGQTTKTLTRIVNDLPDEVQILMRLTKIKDKTQTSKISMDIAVASNSQNAISARDLHSGDRIQNKIFANLDAVGIFYDKKDGEWATLSKKKYRNPFGNSPMHLKIHNTDLGVAYLSFYLQVPISTAGRHKLVFSEIYYDQIFSMTTNEDDQFYKLMLAYRIAERVNRIKTEKINSYEILQNNYINDVLVALAGIYFFKDNLTKIATVEDLTEKLKEVKGQPNINSTEKYTLNLDPTFDDFILKEIGSVQNILDVKKEAKKEFANADWIPNDTNNWLKKDGTYREIYEKVIKKLKQ from the coding sequence ATGAGTTTTTACGCAAAAATCAAAGACCAAGTAACCGAACTGACCGGACAGTTCAACTACCCAAATGACGGCACTGCATTCGGACATTTTATTTTACGTGAGTGCTTCAACAAAATCATAGACTTTGAATATGATGGAACGGACTATGACAGTTTTATTAAAGACCATATTGTTGATATGGCAAACGACTTGGGAAATGATGCAATTTTTACCAATCAAAAAAACCGTGAAATAATTGTTTTTCAATTCAAGTATTCCAACGGACAGCTTTTAAACACCAATGAAATCAAGAAAAACAAAAAATTCGTTGACTGGATTTTAAACATAAGTCCAGACCATTTGACACCAAACCCAAAACTGAAAAAGATACTTGATGAAGAAATTTCGCTAATTCTAACGCCTGAGAATATAGCAACAAACAATTACAGTGTTAGCTTCTACTACATTGACAACGGATTTGAAGGAACAATTAAAACAGATATAAAAGCCCTTTACACCAATTACAATGACAAGGGCATTAACTTTCAAATCAAGTTTTACAACTATGAAGAGCTTGAAGAACTCTATGACGACATAGAAATTCCTAAGAATGAAGTTACTTTGAAAGTTGTTCCAAATGAATACTTCATTAAAAAGGTAAGCTATCACGACACTATTGAAACACCAGTTGAAACAATCGTAACAAGTATTATGGCTAATTCATTGAAGCCAATAATTGAAGAAAAGAAAGAGCTAATACTTGCCTTGAATGTTCGCTATTACAAGGGTGAAAATGACATAAACTCAAAAATAAAAACGGAATATTCCAAAGGGAAAAAATCAAATTTTTGGATTTTGAACAACGGAATAAATGCCGTTTGTGAAGATTTTGAAATTGACAACGGTTCTTTAAAAATCAAAAACTTTCAAATCGTTAACGGTGGACAAACAACAAAGACACTTACAAGAATTGTCAATGATTTGCCCGATGAAGTCCAAATATTAATGCGACTTACGAAAATCAAAGACAAGACACAGACCTCAAAAATTTCAATGGACATCGCTGTTGCAAGCAACAGTCAAAATGCAATTAGTGCAAGGGACTTGCATTCAGGCGACAGAATACAAAATAAAATATTCGCCAATCTTGATGCAGTTGGTATCTTCTACGACAAAAAGGACGGAGAATGGGCGACACTTTCAAAAAAGAAATACCGCAATCCATTTGGCAATAGTCCAATGCATTTGAAAATACACAACACAGACTTAGGTGTAGCATATCTATCTTTCTATTTACAAGTTCCAATCTCAACGGCTGGTAGACACAAACTTGTTTTCTCTGAAATATACTATGACCAAATTTTCAGTATGACGACAAACGAAGACGACCAATTTTATAAGCTAATGTTGGCTTACAGAATAGCGGAACGAGTAAATCGTATCAAGACAGAAAAAATAAACAGTTACGAAATTCTTCAGAACAACTATATCAATGATGTTCTAGTAGCCTTAGCAGGTATTTACTTTTTCAAAGACAACCTAACAAAAATTGCGACTGTTGAAGATTTGACAGAGAAACTCAAAGAAGTAAAAGGACAACCTAACATTAACTCAACAGAGAAATATACATTAAATCTTGACCCAACTTTTGACGACTTTATACTTAAAGAAATAGGTTCAGTTCAAAACATACTTGACGTAAAAAAAGAAGCAAAGAAAGAATTTGCTAATGCTGACTGGATACCAAACGACACCAACAACTGGTTAAAGAAGGACGGAACTTACAGAGAAATTTATGAGAAGGTCATTAAAAAATTGAAACAGTAG
- a CDS encoding HsdM family class I SAM-dependent methyltransferase: MVETTEHIINNSIESDYSKSISLEHRKRFAQFFTPFSIANAMAKWILGNKQLKTVLEPAFGLGVFSRAILSQNKEINIKGFEVDETIFGNAKEYFDDFENVNLHLQDYMYNDWKNKYDGIICNPPYFKFHDYDNKNILKEIETNLKCKLNGFTNLYTLFLLKSIHQLSKNGRCAYIIPSEFLNSDYGKLVKTYLIKSKTLRHIIVIDFEENVFDDALTTASIILCANDNLTDKVQFSNIQSLQDLSKIDEIINKYPNLSETEQTYSFTELNPEIKWKAYYQKQNSIKFKNLVPFSTYAKVVRGIATGSNEYFTFNLSKAKEFNIDEQYLLPCICSAKDAKTSFFTKQDFEELKKSNKSVFLFNAQNSTDKNISSYIQKGESEEINKRFLTASRTPWYSLENRKPAPIWVSVFNRSGLRFIRNEANISNLTSYHCIYPKQTSLFSEIDIDLLFAYLLTDTAKQIFEDNSRQYGNGLQKFEPNDLNKGMMLDLGLLDKQTSNDILKLYKEYKSLILDNKNGDEIIYKIDQILKEKYSEKKHWA; encoded by the coding sequence ATGGTAGAAACAACGGAACATATTATCAATAATTCCATTGAAAGTGATTACTCAAAATCAATTTCTTTAGAGCATCGTAAAAGATTTGCACAATTTTTTACGCCTTTTTCCATTGCTAACGCAATGGCTAAATGGATTTTAGGCAACAAACAATTAAAAACTGTACTTGAACCTGCTTTCGGTCTTGGTGTTTTTTCAAGAGCAATTTTAAGTCAAAATAAAGAAATCAATATAAAAGGGTTTGAAGTTGATGAAACTATTTTCGGAAACGCAAAAGAATATTTTGATGATTTTGAAAATGTAAATCTTCATTTGCAAGATTATATGTATAATGATTGGAAAAACAAATATGATGGGATTATTTGTAATCCGCCGTACTTTAAATTTCACGATTACGACAATAAAAATATTTTAAAAGAAATTGAAACCAATTTGAAGTGCAAATTGAATGGTTTTACAAATCTATATACCTTATTTTTATTAAAATCAATTCATCAATTAAGTAAAAATGGACGTTGTGCTTATATAATTCCTTCCGAATTTTTAAATTCGGATTATGGAAAATTAGTAAAAACTTATTTAATAAAAAGTAAAACATTAAGACATATTATTGTAATTGACTTTGAAGAAAACGTATTTGATGACGCTTTAACAACTGCATCAATTATACTTTGTGCAAATGACAATTTAACAGATAAAGTTCAGTTTAGTAATATCCAGTCATTACAAGATTTAAGTAAGATAGATGAAATAATAAATAAATATCCGAACCTTTCAGAAACAGAACAGACATATAGTTTTACTGAATTAAATCCAGAGATTAAATGGAAAGCTTACTATCAAAAGCAAAATAGCATTAAATTTAAAAATCTTGTGCCATTTTCGACTTATGCAAAAGTAGTTCGTGGCATTGCAACAGGTTCTAATGAATATTTTACTTTTAATCTTTCAAAAGCCAAGGAATTTAATATTGACGAACAATATTTATTACCTTGTATTTGCAGTGCAAAAGATGCCAAAACATCATTTTTCACTAAACAAGATTTTGAAGAATTAAAGAAAAGTAACAAATCTGTTTTTCTTTTTAACGCTCAAAATTCAACTGATAAAAATATAAGTTCATATATCCAAAAAGGTGAAAGTGAAGAGATAAATAAACGCTTTCTTACTGCAAGTAGAACTCCTTGGTATTCATTAGAAAACAGAAAACCTGCACCAATTTGGGTTTCTGTTTTCAATCGGTCAGGTTTGCGGTTTATTAGAAATGAAGCTAATATTTCTAACTTAACTTCATACCACTGCATTTATCCAAAACAAACAAGTTTGTTTTCTGAAATTGATATTGATTTACTTTTTGCTTATCTATTAACAGATACTGCTAAACAAATTTTTGAAGACAACAGTAGACAATATGGTAATGGACTTCAAAAATTTGAACCTAACGACCTCAATAAAGGAATGATGCTTGATTTAGGATTACTTGACAAACAGACATCAAATGATATTTTAAAACTGTATAAGGAATACAAAAGTTTAATTCTTGACAATAAAAATGGAGATGAAATAATTTATAAAATAGACCAAATATTAAAAGAAAAATATAGCGAAAAAAAGCACTGGGCATAA
- a CDS encoding AccI family restriction endonuclease → MSYYDRIRELTKNVPVELVDFEQPRDLARTPTQASSNFITNKEQGDWAENLVTRAINENSKNFVAVKYGKSDDLVAGEDGFDTFYQDFQTELDTIGKRPDLLIFKKSDFDDNLGFDISQIPHNHITDYVKKAIAGIEVRSSAFLIDKYEEAMQVRTQKFTEIAFQTRDIILAEFIDVLEHPSRTKYITLLSTLTPETISIFDFKVPGWRSNERLIEVNNLFKRLKVAIKEIQKRDYLSITPKVEDIKVVYKWIETFNVPHFYFQVFFDKVFGISFEQILTIISNSDNDGVIFSVEKDVQNQNKTTIKINSKTGYPIASKVDEPTHESIRKEMDRGRLLFYVTFKGGTAYLDLDNLRTILGIEEAEF, encoded by the coding sequence ATGAGTTATTACGACAGAATAAGAGAATTAACAAAAAATGTTCCTGTAGAATTGGTTGACTTTGAACAACCAAGAGATTTGGCAAGAACACCAACACAAGCATCTTCAAACTTTATTACAAATAAAGAACAAGGTGATTGGGCTGAAAACCTTGTCACAAGAGCAATAAATGAAAATTCTAAAAACTTTGTCGCAGTAAAATATGGCAAATCCGATGATTTAGTAGCTGGAGAAGATGGATTTGATACTTTTTATCAAGATTTTCAAACAGAACTTGACACAATTGGAAAGCGACCTGATTTACTTATTTTTAAGAAATCTGATTTTGACGATAATTTAGGATTTGACATTAGCCAAATTCCACATAATCATATTACAGATTATGTAAAAAAAGCAATTGCAGGAATTGAAGTTCGCTCAAGTGCTTTTTTAATTGACAAATATGAGGAAGCAATGCAAGTAAGAACTCAAAAGTTCACTGAAATTGCTTTTCAAACTAGAGATATAATACTAGCAGAATTTATAGATGTTTTAGAACATCCAAGTAGAACAAAATACATTACTTTATTAAGCACATTAACTCCTGAAACTATTTCTATTTTTGATTTCAAAGTTCCAGGTTGGAGGTCAAATGAAAGACTTATAGAAGTAAATAATTTATTCAAAAGATTAAAAGTTGCTATAAAAGAAATTCAAAAAAGAGACTACCTTTCAATAACACCAAAAGTTGAAGACATTAAAGTTGTTTACAAATGGATAGAAACATTCAATGTACCACATTTTTATTTTCAAGTATTTTTTGATAAAGTATTTGGTATTTCATTTGAACAAATTCTAACAATTATCTCCAATTCTGATAATGATGGCGTAATTTTTTCGGTTGAAAAAGATGTACAAAATCAAAATAAAACAACAATAAAAATCAACTCAAAAACTGGTTATCCGATTGCTTCAAAGGTTGATGAACCAACTCACGAAAGTATCAGAAAAGAAATGGACAGAGGGCGTTTGTTGTTTTATGTAACATTTAAAGGTGGAACCGCTTACCTTGATTTAGATAATTTACGAACTATTTTAGGAATTGAAGAAGCTGAATTTTAA
- a CDS encoding DUF420 domain-containing protein, with protein sequence MNVTITIMTAVLLLTLFSPFGVYYGVKIAKKKDYKAHRKIQNIIFIVCVIGVLALEGLIRSEGGSGSLASSSNFYDTKFFKITLYSHIIVAILSYLLWAILIIISNNKFQKSLPGKLSKFHKTTGYIIFGGLIYTAITALLVYMMTLNII encoded by the coding sequence ATGAATGTAACAATTACCATTATGACAGCAGTGTTACTGCTCACTTTGTTTTCTCCTTTTGGGGTTTATTATGGAGTAAAAATAGCAAAGAAAAAGGATTATAAAGCCCATCGAAAAATCCAAAATATTATTTTTATTGTCTGTGTTATCGGAGTATTAGCTTTAGAAGGATTAATTCGTTCAGAAGGCGGATCTGGCAGCTTAGCTTCTTCAAGTAATTTTTATGATACTAAATTCTTTAAAATTACTTTATACTCTCATATTATTGTAGCAATTCTAAGTTACTTACTATGGGCAATTCTGATTATAATTTCCAATAATAAATTCCAAAAAAGTCTTCCTGGGAAACTGTCAAAATTCCATAAAACAACAGGTTATATTATTTTTGGTGGCTTAATTTATACAGCAATTACAGCACTTTTAGTATATATGATGACTTTGAATATTATATAA
- a CDS encoding Shedu immune nuclease family protein — protein MEKETNPDEFYASQRVVGKTYFSESFETQFSKFKKKFAHKILDFEGNEFLLKDETTLGYSINGLRQLKALFLQNENRSIEKLIIQQFGPQNNPIKNVTKEASFHRAEVENLYKFLKSIKEVEFPSDHTFNVNDETLSKMLLNKEQATKIIAENIEILQEALNNNITSKDLINFGYRKSQLEIFHKLLHQEGYFEEYKEALKEKLNKNQNDEAVWQKFFEKNTWILGYGLDYIFNSELDSKKLEQVTSGSDFASNGKRIDALLKSQGAINSLCFCELKLDTHKLLKQVKDAYREEAWQISDELSGAIAQVQRTIQKAIKEISTKTETKDHQDFLTGETLYLYNPKAFILIGNLNEFIKDDRINEIKFSSFEMFRKNLKNIDIITYDELYQRAFYICNKKETDLGFI, from the coding sequence ATGGAAAAAGAAACAAATCCAGATGAATTTTACGCATCACAACGTGTTGTTGGTAAAACATATTTTTCAGAAAGTTTTGAGACACAATTCTCCAAATTTAAGAAAAAATTTGCTCATAAAATCTTAGATTTCGAAGGTAATGAGTTTCTTTTAAAAGATGAAACAACGTTAGGTTATTCAATAAATGGTTTAAGACAACTTAAGGCATTATTTTTACAAAATGAAAATAGATCAATTGAAAAACTAATTATTCAACAATTTGGACCACAAAATAACCCAATAAAAAACGTTACAAAAGAAGCTTCATTTCATCGAGCAGAAGTTGAAAATCTTTATAAATTTCTAAAAAGTATAAAAGAAGTTGAATTTCCATCAGACCATACTTTTAATGTTAATGATGAAACACTTTCTAAAATGCTGCTAAACAAAGAGCAAGCAACTAAAATAATCGCAGAAAACATTGAAATTCTTCAAGAAGCATTAAACAATAACATAACTTCAAAAGATTTAATAAATTTTGGATATAGAAAAAGTCAACTTGAAATTTTCCACAAACTACTTCATCAAGAAGGTTATTTTGAAGAATATAAAGAAGCTCTAAAAGAAAAATTAAATAAAAATCAAAATGATGAAGCAGTTTGGCAAAAATTCTTTGAAAAAAATACTTGGATTTTAGGTTATGGTTTAGACTATATTTTCAATTCGGAACTTGATTCTAAAAAATTAGAGCAAGTTACTTCTGGTTCAGATTTTGCATCTAATGGCAAAAGAATTGATGCTTTACTAAAATCACAAGGAGCAATTAATTCATTATGTTTTTGTGAACTAAAATTAGACACTCATAAATTACTTAAACAAGTAAAAGATGCGTATCGTGAAGAAGCTTGGCAAATTTCTGATGAATTATCAGGAGCTATTGCTCAAGTTCAGAGAACTATACAAAAAGCAATAAAGGAAATTTCAACAAAAACAGAAACCAAAGACCACCAAGATTTTTTGACAGGTGAAACTTTATATTTGTATAATCCTAAGGCTTTTATATTAATTGGAAACCTAAATGAATTTATCAAAGATGACAGAATTAACGAAATTAAGTTTTCATCTTTTGAAATGTTCAGAAAGAACTTAAAAAATATTGATATAATTACTTATGACGAGTTATATCAAAGAGCATTTTATATTTGTAATAAGAAAGAAACAGATTTAGGCTTCATATAA
- a CDS encoding GIY-YIG nuclease family protein, translating into MKVEELTPKPIDKVQFKLASFKSVPHDNGCYILTTFENDILYIGLAVNLNNRFKQHLENPEKTNPTSEGKAIWFYYTTFDPKNLPKLERTWLNQFTNIHGRLPILNKVNSPIS; encoded by the coding sequence ATGAAAGTTGAAGAGTTGACACCAAAACCGATAGACAAAGTGCAGTTTAAACTTGCATCTTTTAAATCAGTGCCACACGACAATGGCTGTTACATTCTGACAACCTTTGAAAATGACATTCTCTATATTGGTTTAGCTGTAAATCTGAATAATAGATTTAAGCAACATTTGGAAAATCCAGAAAAGACAAATCCAACTTCAGAAGGAAAAGCCATTTGGTTTTACTATACAACTTTCGACCCTAAAAATTTACCAAAACTTGAACGAACTTGGTTAAATCAGTTTACAAATATTCACGGACGACTTCCAATTTTAAACAAAGTAAACTCGCCAATAAGCTGA
- a CDS encoding DGQHR domain-containing protein yields the protein MTKIIVRPAALVKQGQLTLYSTSLKVSDLLIPNFYSVETLDPDDDNDKGYQRLLNRARAKRLADYIIDGQETKDAFLPTSIFMATHKNIDFNPTNNTIEINIDTIGPFSVVDGQHRVEGLKMAAEKDTRVLDFEVPVNIAINLPKIAQMCHFLIVNTTQKSVEKGVEQRIYQRLTQALEIEDIPNLPKWISKTIEKGEDDLALKYVDFLNSDPDSPWLNKIKMANQESNDGSINQQSFVKSIKKYVLVANNPITIQTADKQHKIFLNYWKAITNILGIEEPTVLFKYNGVELFCKFSVPFFNKMINMPDFKVSTMQSLLEQAFEEVEGDYAGVGHTDFWTKGSTASFLNSGALNVINAEMVKALHKTNFQRDIEI from the coding sequence ATGACAAAAATAATCGTAAGACCAGCAGCTTTAGTTAAACAAGGACAACTGACACTTTATTCAACTTCATTGAAAGTTTCGGACTTGTTAATTCCAAACTTTTACAGCGTTGAGACTTTAGACCCAGATGACGACAATGACAAAGGTTATCAAAGACTTTTGAACCGAGCGAGAGCAAAAAGACTTGCAGACTACATTATTGACGGTCAAGAAACAAAAGACGCTTTTTTACCAACAAGTATATTTATGGCTACACATAAAAATATTGACTTCAATCCAACCAACAACACTATTGAAATCAACATTGATACAATTGGACCTTTCAGCGTAGTTGACGGACAACACAGAGTTGAAGGCTTGAAAATGGCAGCTGAAAAAGACACAAGAGTTTTAGACTTTGAAGTTCCTGTTAACATTGCTATCAATCTTCCTAAAATAGCTCAAATGTGCCATTTTCTTATTGTGAATACTACGCAAAAAAGTGTTGAGAAAGGAGTTGAACAAAGGATTTACCAAAGACTAACTCAAGCCTTGGAAATAGAAGACATTCCAAATTTGCCAAAATGGATTTCTAAGACAATTGAAAAAGGAGAAGATGATTTAGCATTAAAGTATGTTGACTTTTTAAATTCTGACCCTGACAGCCCTTGGCTCAACAAAATCAAAATGGCTAATCAAGAAAGCAATGACGGAAGTATCAATCAACAAAGCTTTGTAAAGTCAATCAAAAAATATGTTTTGGTAGCAAACAACCCAATTACCATTCAAACGGCAGACAAACAACACAAGATATTTTTAAACTATTGGAAAGCAATCACAAACATTTTAGGAATTGAAGAACCTACTGTATTGTTCAAGTATAATGGAGTTGAATTGTTCTGCAAATTTTCCGTTCCGTTTTTCAACAAGATGATAAATATGCCTGACTTTAAGGTTTCAACAATGCAAAGTCTTTTAGAGCAAGCTTTTGAAGAAGTTGAAGGCGACTATGCAGGTGTAGGACATACTGACTTTTGGACAAAAGGTAGCACAGCAAGTTTTTTAAATTCAGGTGCCTTAAACGTGATTAATGCTGAAATGGTAAAAGCATTACATAAAACTAATTTTCAAAGAGACATTGAAATATGA
- a CDS encoding winged helix-turn-helix transcriptional regulator, whose protein sequence is MENNLKINEAFGEKCPVRASLALLSGKWTLMILFQINENVMRYGELKRAVTGISEKMLIQELNMLVENKLVSKEVYPQIPPKVEYRLTELGLKTLPIVDQLAEFGLANLV, encoded by the coding sequence ATGGAAAATAACCTAAAAATAAATGAAGCTTTTGGCGAAAAATGTCCCGTTAGAGCTTCTTTAGCACTTTTAAGCGGTAAATGGACATTAATGATTCTATTTCAAATCAATGAAAATGTTATGAGATATGGCGAACTGAAAAGAGCCGTTACTGGCATAAGTGAAAAAATGCTGATACAAGAACTTAACATGCTTGTTGAAAACAAATTAGTTAGTAAAGAAGTTTATCCACAAATTCCACCTAAAGTAGAATACAGATTAACTGAATTGGGTTTAAAAACTTTACCAATAGTTGATCAACTTGCTGAATTCGGTTTAGCAAATTTAGTTTAG
- a CDS encoding cysteine hydrolase family protein, with amino-acid sequence MSKALIIIDIQNDYFENGAMELVGSLPASENTKLVLSKFRKENLPIVHIQHLSVAPGSVFFLPETKGQEIHDNVKPLEGEKVITKYYPNSFRDTDLFEYLKSQNITELVVSGMMTHMCVDATVRAAKDFEFECTVIGDACASRNLEINGKTVKAEDAHNAFLSALSFFYADVINTNEFLNR; translated from the coding sequence ATGAGCAAAGCATTAATAATAATAGACATTCAAAATGACTATTTCGAAAATGGAGCAATGGAGTTAGTAGGTTCTTTACCAGCAAGCGAAAACACCAAACTCGTTTTGTCAAAATTCAGAAAAGAAAATCTACCAATCGTTCACATACAGCATCTTTCTGTTGCGCCAGGTTCTGTTTTTTTTCTACCAGAAACAAAAGGACAAGAAATTCATGATAATGTAAAACCATTAGAAGGGGAAAAAGTAATTACAAAATATTACCCAAATAGTTTTAGAGATACCGATCTTTTCGAATACCTAAAATCTCAAAATATAACAGAGCTTGTAGTTTCAGGTATGATGACACATATGTGCGTTGATGCTACCGTGAGAGCTGCAAAAGATTTTGAATTTGAATGCACGGTAATTGGAGATGCTTGTGCTTCCAGAAATTTAGAGATTAACGGTAAAACAGTAAAAGCAGAAGATGCTCACAACGCATTTTTAAGTGCTTTATCTTTTTTCTATGCTGATGTGATAAACACTAATGAATTTCTTAATAGATAA
- a CDS encoding nuclear transport factor 2 family protein, which yields MTAKEVVEAYSIALSKGDVPTAFSHFNPNAKWHQPGNNKFSGTQTGLEAIGKMLSEMMAVTQGSLAIKPAGEMMVNGNFVSCPVRFSAKNGNKSVEMNGNDLYEVLDGKIVQVWLFSEDQVAEDLFWD from the coding sequence ATGACAGCAAAAGAAGTAGTAGAAGCTTACTCAATAGCTCTTTCAAAAGGTGATGTTCCAACAGCATTTTCGCATTTTAATCCAAATGCAAAATGGCATCAACCAGGAAACAACAAATTTTCAGGTACACAAACAGGTCTTGAAGCTATTGGTAAAATGTTATCTGAAATGATGGCAGTAACACAAGGTTCATTAGCTATTAAACCCGCAGGAGAGATGATGGTTAATGGGAATTTCGTTTCTTGTCCAGTTAGATTTAGCGCAAAAAATGGTAACAAGTCAGTTGAAATGAACGGAAACGATTTGTATGAAGTTCTTGATGGTAAAATTGTTCAAGTTTGGTTATTTTCAGAAGATCAAGTCGCAGAAGATTTGTTTTGGGATTAA